The following nucleotide sequence is from Microbacterium imperiale.
GAGCTGGGGTTCGTCGTGGAGGGTCTTGACGACGAACGAGGCCGGCGGACCTTCACTACTTTCGACGCGGCTCTTCGTGAGTTTCGGATCCCGATGGAGAATCTCCCTCGCATCCGAGAGCACCTCGCACGGTTTGAGTTCCGTGAGGCCTATATCCCTCGAAGCGGCAGCTACATCGCGATGGTCCCTGCAGGTGGCGGCCTCGTTCACTACGTCAACCGTGGTTCGATCTACTTCCGGCATGAGGACGGGAGAGGGGAGCTGATCGAGTTGCCCATCAATCAGCTCGGCCGTAGCGGGTTTTCGCGCAACGCGGCAGCTCGCAAACCCGCTGAAGTCTGCACCGAATGCTGGCTGGAACTCCCGGCGAGCGGCGTCTGTCCCAACCACTGATCGCCGGCGGGCGCCCCTCCGAGGCGCCTCAGGGTGCTCCACGGATAGGATCGCGACAAGCTCAGATGATTGCGGAGAGTGCAAGTGATCAAGTCCCTCAGCAACGACGCTGTCCACGCGTTGCTCAGCCCCGAGAACAACGTCGTCTACACCGTTCCGAAGTATCAGAGGGAGTATTCCTGGGGCCGGGATCAGTGGGATGAGCTCGTCGACGACCTCCTCGATCATGCCGATGTCGATGGACACTTTCTCGGCACCATAATCTGCGTCAACAACACGGCGAACACAACCAGCGAGTCGGTCCTCGAGGTCATTGATGGGCAGCAGCGGCTCACAACGATCTCGCTGATGCTCGCTGCGGTTCACTCGCTGCTTCAGGAATACCGTGGCGACCTCAGCGACGACGACGCAGTCGATCTGGTCAATCTCCGCCGGATGCTGATCTTGCGTGAGCCGGTGCGTGCGCGACTGCGCCCGCAAACGCAGAACGACAATGCCGAGGATTTCCTTCACGTTCTCGCCGAAGCGGGCCTCGGGGTTGCGGACCCTAAGCCTCGATGGGCCGGCGTTCGGCGTGTCAAGAAGGCCTACGCACACTTCCGCTCACGGATCACTTCACGTGCGGCCGAGACACAGTCATCTATCGCTGCGACCGCGCTCGATCTGCTCGGACGGGTCAAGCGTGCGAACATCGTGAAGCTCGAGGTTGCTACCCACGCGGATGCCTTCACTCTCTTCGAGTCGCTGAACAACCGCGGCATGCCGCTGACTCCGATCGACCTCATCAAGAACACGCTGCTGGGTCGAGCGGATCACCGCAGCGACGTTTCGCTTGATGGCGCCTATGCGCGCTGGCGCGAGTGGCTCGCGATTCTCGGGGACGATTACGGGACTCAGGAGCGGTTCTTCCGCTACTTTTACAACGCAATGAAGGACGAGTTCGACATCGGGTTGCAGGGCGTCCCCGTGGCCACTCGCACGAACCTCATCAAGATTTACGAGACGCTTATCGACCGTGACGTCGTCAAGCTCCTCGACGACGTCACGGTGGGGGTCGAGGCCTTCGGGCAGCTGATCGGATCCGGGGCGCCGGACGGACGAACGAGACTGGCACGCGCCTTCCAACGACTGCGCCGAGCGCAGGGCGTGCCGGCGCACGTCTTGCTTCTCTACCTCGTCATTCAGAGGAAGGAGATCAACCTCGGAGAGGACGAACTCGTCGACATCGTTGATCTCCTCACGGCGTTCTTCGTCCGACGCAACCTGACGGGGACGCCGGCGACGTACGGTTTAGTCCGTCTGTTCATGGACCTGGTCGGACGGTTGCGCGCGAGCCCGACGCAAGACCGCAAGCAACTGATCTTGGACGCACTCACCGCGGTGTCGGAGAGCGACGAGGGGTTCCACCGAGTTCTCTCAGGACCCGTTTACGAGGTCAACGCCGACGTCGTGCGCTTTATCCTCGCCTCACTCGCAGAACGACGCATGACTGCCGAGACCGAACAAGATCTGTGGCATCGCATCGAGACTAAGGGCAAGCCCGTCTACCGGTGGTCAATCGAGCACATCCTGCCGCAGGGAGAAAACCTGCCGCCCGGTTGGGTCTCCATGCTGGGCGGGCCCGCGGCCGCCACCGAGGCGCGCGAACGGTTTGCACACCATCTCGGCAACTTGACCATTACCGGGTTCAATAGCTCCCTCGGTAACCGTAGCTTCATCGAGAAGCGTGATCGGGTGGACTCGAACGGCAACCCGATCGGATATCGGAACGGCTTGAGCCTCAATGCTGATCTCGCCGTTCGCGACTCCTGGGGAGTCGACGCGATCTCCGCGCGCACTGAGCAGCTCGCCGGTGAAGCGATGGCGGCATTCCCGCTTGCCTACCGGAGGTAATTGACTCGATCGGGGTGTCCAGCACGCGAGAGCGGCGCGGGAGTACGATGACTCTCACGCCGCTCTCCTGTTGCGATGGGTCAGCGAGCAACCCCGACGCCGGTGGTCGAGACCGGCTGGGCTACTGGCCCCGTGGCGGATCTGTCCGCGGCGGGGCCGTTAGCTTTTGGGGCGCGGTCGACGGAGACGGTCGCGAACTTGAGCGACGCTCCGATGTTGTCGGCGACGATGTCGCGCGTCTCTCGGGTGTTGCCCGTCTCCTTGTCGGTGTAGGTGCCGAACCGCAGGTCGCCGGCGACGATCACGCTGTCGCCCTTGCGCAGCGAGTTCGCGACGTTCCGCGACTGCTGGTTGAACACGACGACGCGGTGGAACACCGTGCCGGCGTCCTCCCATCGGTTCGTCGTCTCGTTGAGGCGGCGATCGTTGACGGCGATCGTGAAGCGGGCATACTCGTTGCCCGACTCGCTCGCGCCGTGCTCGGGGTCACCGGTGAGGTTGCCCTCGATGGTGACCGGGATTCTGGTGGTCATGCTTTCTCCTTCCGATCAGAGACGCCGAGGCGCCTCACTCGGCGTGGGCCCGGCTGGTCCACGCCTCCCATTCCTGCTCGTCGACGACGTCCGTCCACGAGCGAGGCTTGTAGCGGCTGTGTCCACGCGAGCACCCGCCGGCGTACGCCCGACGCAGGCGAGGCAACGCGAGGGTGAGACGCTCGTGCCAGCCGATCGGGCCGAATCCCGAATCGGACGGGTGGAACGCCACCGTGTGCGCGGTGTGGAGCGCGGAGAGCTCCTCGACGAGGTCGCCGTGCTTGAACCAGCACGCCGGCACCACCGACTCCGAGATCTGGTACCGCACCGTGAACCACTCGACCCAGTCGCGCAGCACGATCCATGCCGTCCGTGCGTCGGCATCCGTCAGCGAGCGCCACTTCACGATGTGTGCGCCGATGGGAGCGGACGACCCGGACCTGTCGGGCGGAT
It contains:
- a CDS encoding DUF262 domain-containing protein, which produces MIKSLSNDAVHALLSPENNVVYTVPKYQREYSWGRDQWDELVDDLLDHADVDGHFLGTIICVNNTANTTSESVLEVIDGQQRLTTISLMLAAVHSLLQEYRGDLSDDDAVDLVNLRRMLILREPVRARLRPQTQNDNAEDFLHVLAEAGLGVADPKPRWAGVRRVKKAYAHFRSRITSRAAETQSSIAATALDLLGRVKRANIVKLEVATHADAFTLFESLNNRGMPLTPIDLIKNTLLGRADHRSDVSLDGAYARWREWLAILGDDYGTQERFFRYFYNAMKDEFDIGLQGVPVATRTNLIKIYETLIDRDVVKLLDDVTVGVEAFGQLIGSGAPDGRTRLARAFQRLRRAQGVPAHVLLLYLVIQRKEINLGEDELVDIVDLLTAFFVRRNLTGTPATYGLVRLFMDLVGRLRASPTQDRKQLILDALTAVSESDEGFHRVLSGPVYEVNADVVRFILASLAERRMTAETEQDLWHRIETKGKPVYRWSIEHILPQGENLPPGWVSMLGGPAAATEARERFAHHLGNLTITGFNSSLGNRSFIEKRDRVDSNGNPIGYRNGLSLNADLAVRDSWGVDAISARTEQLAGEAMAAFPLAYRR
- a CDS encoding single-stranded DNA-binding protein; this translates as MTTRIPVTIEGNLTGDPEHGASESGNEYARFTIAVNDRRLNETTNRWEDAGTVFHRVVVFNQQSRNVANSLRKGDSVIVAGDLRFGTYTDKETGNTRETRDIVADNIGASLKFATVSVDRAPKANGPAADRSATGPVAQPVSTTGVGVAR